The following nucleotide sequence is from Juglans microcarpa x Juglans regia isolate MS1-56 chromosome 6D, Jm3101_v1.0, whole genome shotgun sequence.
ATCTGAGTGGAGGCAAAGTAACTTTTTACTCAATTAGCTCAGTAAATTTTAGCAtgatttcctattttttttaaagcttgtCATCTGATAAATTTCCTCTGGTTTTGCTTTCCACTCATCCAGGTACATCTTCCACGGATTATCTGTTAAGGCACAGGAGAGGAAAATCCGAAACTTTGCGTGCACAGTACATTAATACAAAGGATGTGAGGTTTGTGGTTGACCTGTGTATGCCATCTAAAGCTATTAATATTTTGGTTCTTATTGGAATTTTGTAACGAAAGTTAATTTACTGTAGGGTGACAATTGGTACTTGGAATGTTGCTGGAAAACTTCCAAATGAAGATCTTGAGATTGATGACTGGCTTTGTACAGAAGAGCCAGCAgatatttacattattgggtgagTGATTACTCACCCCTTGATCGGTggtttattaaaagaaattggTTAAGATAAATTAGATTACAAAGGGTAATAGTGCCTTCACAATGTGTTTTGAAGAAATTATTGTCGAAGAATAGTTTATATTGAAGGCCATATTCCATGAGATGGTCTTCAATATAAacttcacttatcaaaaaaagtttatatTGAAGGCCACCTCATGGAATACGGTGAAGAACAGTAGAATAATGGActtaataaaaatgacaataTCGTAATGGCTGCTTGGATGTCACATAAACATTGATGGAATTGATAATATATCGTTTACATTGGGTTGTTTTCATATCATTTCTGGTATTTACATTTAATTTTCCAAGCACTGCACATGGAGAAAAGAAAGTTTACGATATGCTATTAGAGGAAAGTATACATGTAAACTAAATAGAAATGTATTTTCCAAACCTCTGAAATTGGGCTAGGAACCCATGTGCATGTTGTATCATAGCATATGATACTTGACCTGATGCTTAGTGaggtttttatcaatttttccTGACTGGATAATAGATAAGCCAAATACATGACAATTGCATTTCAAGTATGAATCAACATTTTCTCGTTTCACTTGTACTTCATCTGTATTCTTGGAATATTTGACTCCAGAATCTGAAGCGCTCATAATACATGCATGCTTAATGCCTAGTCAAGGACTTCTTTCTACATTAAACAAGAATTTCGTCTCTGAACAGCTATGCAGAACACAATTGTATGAATCTTTTACCATGGGAGTTCGTGGTTGCTCTTCATGATTATCCTTCATGGTTTCTCTTCATGAGTATCCTATATGCATGCTATTCTAGGGAGATTGTTGACTTTTGCTTATTAGTTACAGGAGTTTTAACCATAAATATGCTAAATTGCCTTGCTCAATTGTTCTCGGTGAAGGTTCTGCTACCAACTAGCTTTCCATGATTTTGGCAGTCCACTCATAAGTATTTACCTGGGGTCTAAGAGCTTGTTCTGGAATGTTTCAAATCTTGATGGATTACACTTAAAAATCGACCATggatttttatgaataaaaacaaataatctCTATGCATCTGCTCTATCAGCATAGTAACCCACTTCCCTGACAATTCCTCCAAATTCAGGCccaaaatacttaaaagatattTGAACCGGAGTAATCATGTTCATATTGCATTATGTCACAGATTCTTCGAGCACTCTGGAAACAAACAGATTCCTAATGATTAAATGATGGTGTCAAATTTCCAACTTTTCAATAAGCAGCATcttgcatatacatatattccTGTTTGCTTAAGCTGCGATGTTTTCCATTTActtatatgttatttatatcTAAACTGAAAAAACTAATAGAGCTTGTGCTGTCCTTCATGATTTGCCGACTGTTGACATTGCTGCCTTGTTTGCAAACTCAGTGCTAAAATCAATCTgtctctgtctgtctgtcttctctctctctctctctctctctcctctccgactctccacctctcttcctcactctACAAGGGTGAGTTAGTTAGTTATGATGAAGCTTTTGGCTGCTGAGATGGTTTAGTAGTCTATTTAATATCGATTTATGTGCCTGTTCCAGTTTTCAAGAGGTAGTCCCTTTGAATGCGGGGAATGTTCTGGGAGCAGAGGATAGCCGGCCTATTCAAAAATGGGAGGCAATAATTCGAAAAACTCTCAACAAATCTTTGGATCCTAAAAGCAAACACAAGAGTTATAGTGCCCCACCCTCCCCAATGCTAAGGACTTCTTCTGTTGCTGATGTTCTTGCATCTGAAATTGATGTTCATCCATTAGAGATGATGTGTGAGGAATACACCaggaagaaaaaattttatgacATGGAACAAGAGACACTGGATAAAGGAATTGATATTGGAATGCATTCTCAATTGAGGAGAATATATGGCATTGATTTCACCAGTAGATTAGACTGGCCTGAGCATTCATTAGATGCAACCCCTCAGGTAATCTCCTCCAATTCAAAGTTGCGGAGAGTATTTAGCAGTTCGGGAAGAATTGGATATAACTTGACAGAGAATTCTCTACTAGGGAGTCCACAAACTTTGGCATTAGATGGTAGTAGATTGAAACGAATGCATAATAGCTCTGGTGATCTAGGCTTGATGTGGATGGAGCAGCAAGAGAAGCCTGAAGTTCTCGATTCTCTCTCTGATATTTCCAACACCTTTTCTGATGAGGAAGATGGTTTTTTTGAATTACCAGAGGAGCAGCATAATTTTGAAGTAACCGAAAATGGTGTGAAGTCATGTCCTAGGTATGTGCGAGTTGTCAGCAAGCAGATGGTAGGGATATATGTATCAGTTTGGGTTCGAAAGAGGTTGAGAAGGCATATCAACAATTTGGAAGTTTCTCTTGTTGGAGTCGGTCTAATGGGCTACATGGGAAACAAGGTAGTTCTTGTACTTTCATGCTAGAACTTGAAAACCTTGAGTTCCTCTTCCTGAACGTAAGCGTgtatatgcaaaaaaaaaaaaaagttgctgacattgttttatcatttaaatagaCCGATACATATggtgacccaaaaaaaaaaaaagaagaatgaacATTGAAGGTTCATAATGGCAGTCATAGCCTCTACCATTATTTGTATTACAtcattgtaaaagtcagtacAGAATTACATCACACTGCATCGTGCTATGGAGGGTTGCTGACTCCATACCACTAAATGTGAAGTACTGTTTGGTTAATCCACCTGATTTATGTACTTTTATGGCACGGAAACAGTGCCCTCCATATTGTGATATGTTGCAATGTGATTGGTAGCATGCTCGTGATTCAAGTAATTGTAGAGGAGAAGACATGTCACTGTATATGATGATTATCAAACCTAGTTTTTATATGGATGATTATCAAACCTAGTTTTTATATGTTACTGGATGTCATAACCAACATGTGTTTTGTGGTTGCTGATGTAGGGCTCTGTTTCTGTTAGCATGTCCCTGTTTCAATCACGAATGTGCTTTGTTTGTTCTCATCTGACCTCTGGTCAGAAGGATGGGGCTGAGCAGAGGCGTAATTCTGATGTCTATGAAATAATACGACGTACCCGTTTCTCATCTTTCTTTGAAACAAATCAACCACAGACTATTCCTTCTCATGAGTAAGCATTATTTGGCATTTGAAATTCCATATTCATGCATTGCAAAATATGTTCACATgagttttattttgtattgaaatttgttgGAGCATAGAATTCAGATTTGGTACTATGCCTATGTTTCTGCATTATTCAAAACCTTCCTCATACTGGGActtgattttgttgattttgagtaaCAGAAAGCATTAATAGTATATGACTTCAAGTGGAAATACACGTGCTTCCCTCGTAACTTACAAACTTAAGTGCAAGAGTTGTTTCCAAATGCCTCTGTAGCTTCTTAGGTAGATCTTGTCCCTTCTTCAGCCCCATATCCTCTCCCTACTGCAGATCTCACCCCTTTTTTCAGCCCCATATCTCCCTTACTGCCTACTCATTCAAGGGGGATGGAAACTGGTCGTATCCATGCCCACAAGATGGGTATCACTTGGGCTCCTGGCCATGTAATCAGTCCAAGATTTGTGGAGCATTACGATCAACTTCTTGTGGaataaaaaacagagaagaCAATAGAAGCATGAAAACTTGCCGTGGTCGTTGGCTGAGGTGGATGGAGACGATGACAGTGTGGTGGTATGGCTATGATGGTGTGGGCTGGAAGTGAGTAAGTTGGGATTGAGAGTTTAATCTACAGACATGAGAGGGTGGGAGATGGTTGGATAGGGAGGCTGTGTGGTGTCTATATGTAgagcaaaaaagaaatgaaagtgTTCTTACCATTGTGGTAAAGAGactaagaggaagaaaagaaaattgaatattCTACACTCTATTTTGAAGCAGAGAAAAAAACACCCTATTCTGaaagatatttttgaattttttaacgTTGTATAGGCGGGAGGGCGGGTTCTGCACTTGCGACCCTAAAACTGCTATCTGCCCACAAGGTACCGACTTTTAAAAGGTGCCCACGCCTGGCTGGGTAATGTGCAAAAGGTTACCTATTACCCTTGTGTCTGGGCGTAGCTTAGTGAACGGGCAGGTTTTACCTGGCCTGTTGAGCACCCCTAGCCATGAATCGGCATGACAAAACAAAAGGAACCAAAATTCATGGGTTGGATGTATTTTTGTGCTTAAGGCCAAATAGCAGAAACCTGGAAAACCTGTCACAATGGAGAAGCTCAGAAGCAGCTtcgaattttcaattttatcttcAAGCACACGTGTTCTCATATTTGTATCTTTTACACTGATTGCTACCTTTTGAAATATCATGGCATAGTTTCTTACATCAAGAAGAACAATTGAAAGAAGGTAGCATGCTGCTCAACTTTGAACATTTGAGGACATTGGTTTGAGACTGTCACAAGTTTCAAAAAACAGATTGTAGGTATATACACTTCAAACCCCGGAAAGTGGATATCTAATAACTTTGAACAACTAAACAGTTTTGAGTTTGATGCAGCAAAAAGAACAAATTATAAGCGAAAATAGTGCTTTTGTTCAATTTGTATAGAGTTTAGTTACAAAAATTACATGGTAAGACTGGTCCAGATGATATTATTTCGGAGACTTTTTATGAATTGAAGATAAAGAGACTCTTTAATATTTATGGTCAAATTTTGAGTAGGGTTTTagtgtgaaaaatattttgactttactAACATGTAATTGCCCAAATGTTTCATATGGTCATTTTAGAATCTCCGgtaattttttgtctttatcaTTTTTACCTTGAATGTGAATTTGTGATTGGATCCCATTGTAAACAGTCAGATATTCTGGTTTGGGGATTTGAACTATCGTATCAATATGTTGGATACAGAAGTTAGGAAACTGGTTGCTCTTAGAAGGTGGGATGAACTTCTAAAAAATGATCAGGTGAGACTCATAATACTCTAATTTTGCATGACTGTGATATGGTTAGCCTTGGTCTTATTATTGGGACCTTTTCTGCCCGTATACTTGTTCCAGCTTGCCAGGTCAACTAAAGTGGCAAATATATGTCTCCTACACCAACCCAAATGTGAATCTACCTAAGATTTAAAAGTGTGATATATATTTGATCTTTAGACCTTAACAGAACTACTTTCAGAACTTTTGGAtcatgcagatttttttttgttattatgtaATGCAATGTTGTGGCATACAGTTTATTCTGAACCAAAAGCAAAATTGCTTTCTAagtatgtaattttcttttctttcatctcAAGAAGACAATGTAGAGACAgattaatgaaaatatatttgctgAAAATTGATTCTCATTTCAAGACAACAATTAGTCATTTTTTCTATCAATTTTCTCAGGAATGTTGCTGCCTTCCCCTCCCCACCCCCAATCCCTTTCAAATGATTTTAATCACATAATTGATGCTGCAGCTAAGCAAAGAACTCCGGAGTGGACATGTATTTGATGGATGGAATGAGGGCGTGATAGACTTTCCACCTACTTACAAGTATGAAACCAACTCTGATAGATATGTTGGTGAGAACCCAAAAGAAGGGGAGAAAAGATCTCCGGCCTGGTAAGTACTACTTTCTTGGGACTAGCGAGAGTACAAACCTGGTGTTGATGAGAAGGGACTGGTGAGGAAAAATGTAATAAGTATGTCAGATTGTCCTTTTGTAACAAGTTTGATGTGCTTTTTATTTCACTACAAGGGTATATAATTTAATTCATCCATTCAtaattttgcatttattttttttagtttttctatatattttctttgaaatttctaattttcatggtGCCTATGGGTGTGCATGTGTTGGGTTTGTTTGGTTTTGGTGTGCAAGTGATCAGTGTGGATTGGTTTAGGTCATCTCTTTAGGCTAGTTCTATCATGTCCATTCAGCCCTTTAAGTTCAACGATAGCTTGAATCACTTTTGCCAGaatgttaaattatttggtTCTTTAAGCATTCCAATACTCCATTTAACCATATAAATTCCAACTATTTAtacgtatcaaaaaaaaaaaaaaatccaactattTCATCGATTCATTTCCATTGTTTTGGCCAAAACCCCAATGACGCCTATatcaaactttttgttaaaagtttGGTTAAGCAGAGATTTTGGAAGCAGTGCCCATTTGGGCCTAAAAAATGAACAAGTgcattcaatataaaatataacatccAGAAATATAAAGTTTGTTCGGATTCATTAGTTTGTCAAGACATTGAACCTGACACAAAACCTTTCCTGTTGAGTTTTCTGATTCTGAAACTAACCGACCTGTAAAGAACCAATCAGAACACATTGGTATGGGTTGGTCGGCCGTATTAACAGTTCTTTGCACACCCTTGCACTGTTACTCTCATCAAGTTGACTCAACACTTCAGTGGTTAACATGAGACTGGCTGATTTGTTCAAATCTTGTTGATAGAGCTTGATCCCTCAAACCTTAGGCTTTATTAGTCAGTTTGAGCATATTCAACGAATACTGACCTTTGACAGTGTAGCCTTTTTTTTAGACACATGCAGAATGCAAATTTTTGGATTGTAAACGAATGATAGACTACTTGCTAATTGGGTATTTGATCTTTTATGCAGGTGTGATCGTGTGCTGTGGTTAGGAAAAGGTATAAAACAACTGTCCTACAAAAGGGCTGAAATAAGGCTCTCAGATCATCGACCAGTTCGTTCAAATTTCTTGGTTGAAGTTGAAGTCCTAGACCATCGGAAGCTGCAAAGGGCTATCAATTACAATAGTGCAGCTGTACATCCTGAAATTTTCCCCGATGAAGAGAGTTAGAATGAGGTAACTGCCCAGTTCATTATTGAAAATAAGTAATGATGAAAGACAGGCTTTAGCAAAGGCTTACAACCAGGATCattataagtttcaaataattaaagtcaCATTGGGCTGTGTTCTATGGTTTTATAATCACCAGGAGTAAATCAATGGGAAATGCCTATAAATGCAGCACATGTAAACTCAAGAGCAAAGGGCAATCCCATAACTGTCAACTGGCCtaacatatgaaaaaaaaaaaggcattagAGAAAAAAGAACCTCCCATACCCATCGATGCCAAAGGGAGGGAAAAATCTCCCTCTTCGGCCACTTCCATGATCAAAAGCCTATCCAGCCTTTCGTTCTTGGTACCAAGAAGCTGCCTCCATTTTTCTCCCAGTTTTTCTGTAAGGAAGAAGCTCGATTCAGTGCCAACCGTCCACTATCAGATCCCATGCACCACCTCACAAGGGCACGGGCCAGTCTTCCATCCCATCAAAATGATTGGAAAAATCTCTGGTGCATTGGCCCATGCACCTCTGCAGGTGCCACAGGGATCACATGCGTCGCCCATATCAATGCTTCTTTggccaattttcttttttccttgagaaaaagtATCTACCTTCTCCTTTGTCAAGGACCTGGAGGAACAGAGATTGGGTCTTTCCATCTCTCACTCGAAAATGGTAAACTGCAGTGCATCCCAATCAGAAATGGTCTACAAGCATGTCATTTCAGTTTTCTGGACTATATTGAAACCGTCCATAAGGCAGTTTCCCCTTGGTTTGACCAGGGAATATGGGGATGGGTTTAGGACCAATTTATGAGCGTATTATCACCTTCtttgtttgaattttctttATATACACCGTGTCTGATATTATAAGATGATTCTTGGGCTCCCCCACTCACTCCTTTCGTATCTTTTGTATTTCTTTCAATGCATTGCATACTAAGGAAAAAGATATGTAGAGCCTTTACTAAAAAATCAGACAATACATATAATAAATGAGAATCAATAATGAGAATGACAAGTTTAAtcttaagtaaaaaattaaagaagaagaagaagtgctaaactaataaaagagagagataaactAATGTTCAAATCTAAAACTTGTAATTTGGTAAC
It contains:
- the LOC121234151 gene encoding type I inositol polyphosphate 5-phosphatase 2-like isoform X1, with translation MRTNRGKRSEAFWPSIVMKKWLNIKPKVYEFSEDEVDTETESEDDACSLKDERMHVPEDHAQRTQGNLFTRPSQTSGSTLISMGTSSTDYLLRHRRGKSETLRAQYINTKDVRVTIGTWNVAGKLPNEDLEIDDWLCTEEPADIYIIGAKINLSLFQEVVPLNAGNVLGAEDSRPIQKWEAIIRKTLNKSLDPKSKHKSYSAPPSPMLRTSSVADVLASEIDVHPLEMMCEEYTRKKKFYDMEQETLDKGIDIGMHSQLRRIYGIDFTSRLDWPEHSLDATPQVISSNSKLRRVFSSSGRIGYNLTENSLLGSPQTLALDGSRLKRMHNSSGDLGLMWMEQQEKPEVLDSLSDISNTFSDEEDGFFELPEEQHNFEVTENGVKSCPRYVRVVSKQMVGIYVSVWVRKRLRRHINNLEVSLVGVGLMGYMGNKGSVSVSMSLFQSRMCFVCSHLTSGQKDGAEQRRNSDVYEIIRRTRFSSFFETNQPQTIPSHDQIFWFGDLNYRINMLDTEVRKLVALRRWDELLKNDQLSKELRSGHVFDGWNEGVIDFPPTYKYETNSDRYVGENPKEGEKRSPAWCDRVLWLGKGIKQLSYKRAEIRLSDHRPVRSNFLVEVEVLDHRKLQRAINYNSAAVHPEIFPDEES
- the LOC121234151 gene encoding type I inositol polyphosphate 5-phosphatase 2-like isoform X6 codes for the protein MRTNRGKRSEAFWPSIVMKKWLNIKPKVYEFSEDEVDTETESEDDACSLKDERMHVPEDHAQRTQGNLFTRPSQTSGSTLISMGTSSTDYLLRHRRGKSETLRAQYINTKDVRVTIGTWNVAGKLPNEDLEIDDWLCTEEPADIYIIGAKINLSLFQEVVPLNAGNVLGAEDSRPIQKWEAIIRKTLNKSLDPKSKHKSYSAPPSPMLRTSSVADVLASEIDVHPLEMMCEEYTRKKKFYDMEQETLDKGIDIGMHSQLRRIYGIDFTSRLDWPEHSLDATPQVISSNSKLRRVFSSSGRIGYNLTENSLLGSPQTLALDGSRLKRMHNSSGDLGLMWMEQQEKPEVLDSLSDISNTFSDEEDGFFELPEEQHNFEVTENGVKSCPRYVRVVSKQMVGIYVSVWVRKRLRRHINNLEVSLVGVGLMGYMGNKGSVSVSMSLFQSRMCFVCSHLTSGQKDGAEQRRNSDVYEIIRRTRFSSFFETNQPQTIPSHDQIFWFGDLNYRINMLDTEVRKLVALRRWDELLKNDQECCCLPLPTPNPFQMILIT
- the LOC121234151 gene encoding type I inositol polyphosphate 5-phosphatase 2-like isoform X2, translated to MRTNRGKRSEAFWPSIVMKKWLNIKPKVYEFSEDEVDTETESEDDACSLKDERMHVPEDHAQRTQGNLFTRPSQTSGSTLISMGTSSTDYLLRHRRGKSETLRAQYINTKDVRVTIGTWNVAGKLPNEDLEIDDWLCTEEPADIYIIGFQEVVPLNAGNVLGAEDSRPIQKWEAIIRKTLNKSLDPKSKHKSYSAPPSPMLRTSSVADVLASEIDVHPLEMMCEEYTRKKKFYDMEQETLDKGIDIGMHSQLRRIYGIDFTSRLDWPEHSLDATPQVISSNSKLRRVFSSSGRIGYNLTENSLLGSPQTLALDGSRLKRMHNSSGDLGLMWMEQQEKPEVLDSLSDISNTFSDEEDGFFELPEEQHNFEVTENGVKSCPRYVRVVSKQMVGIYVSVWVRKRLRRHINNLEVSLVGVGLMGYMGNKGSVSVSMSLFQSRMCFVCSHLTSGQKDGAEQRRNSDVYEIIRRTRFSSFFETNQPQTIPSHDQIFWFGDLNYRINMLDTEVRKLVALRRWDELLKNDQLSKELRSGHVFDGWNEGVIDFPPTYKYETNSDRYVGENPKEGEKRSPAWCDRVLWLGKGIKQLSYKRAEIRLSDHRPVRSNFLVEVEVLDHRKLQRAINYNSAAVHPEIFPDEES
- the LOC121234151 gene encoding type I inositol polyphosphate 5-phosphatase 2-like isoform X4, encoding MRTNRGKRSEAFWPSIVMKKWLNIKPKVYEFSEDEVDTETESEDDACSLKDERMHVPEDHAQRTQGNLFTRPSQTSGTSSTDYLLRHRRGKSETLRAQYINTKDVRVTIGTWNVAGKLPNEDLEIDDWLCTEEPADIYIIGFQEVVPLNAGNVLGAEDSRPIQKWEAIIRKTLNKSLDPKSKHKSYSAPPSPMLRTSSVADVLASEIDVHPLEMMCEEYTRKKKFYDMEQETLDKGIDIGMHSQLRRIYGIDFTSRLDWPEHSLDATPQVISSNSKLRRVFSSSGRIGYNLTENSLLGSPQTLALDGSRLKRMHNSSGDLGLMWMEQQEKPEVLDSLSDISNTFSDEEDGFFELPEEQHNFEVTENGVKSCPRYVRVVSKQMVGIYVSVWVRKRLRRHINNLEVSLVGVGLMGYMGNKGSVSVSMSLFQSRMCFVCSHLTSGQKDGAEQRRNSDVYEIIRRTRFSSFFETNQPQTIPSHDQIFWFGDLNYRINMLDTEVRKLVALRRWDELLKNDQLSKELRSGHVFDGWNEGVIDFPPTYKYETNSDRYVGENPKEGEKRSPAWCDRVLWLGKGIKQLSYKRAEIRLSDHRPVRSNFLVEVEVLDHRKLQRAINYNSAAVHPEIFPDEES
- the LOC121234151 gene encoding type I inositol polyphosphate 5-phosphatase 2-like isoform X5, whose amino-acid sequence is MKKWLNIKPKVYEFSEDEVDTETESEDDACSLKDERMHVPEDHAQRTQGNLFTRPSQTSGSTLISMGTSSTDYLLRHRRGKSETLRAQYINTKDVRVTIGTWNVAGKLPNEDLEIDDWLCTEEPADIYIIGAKINLSLFQEVVPLNAGNVLGAEDSRPIQKWEAIIRKTLNKSLDPKSKHKSYSAPPSPMLRTSSVADVLASEIDVHPLEMMCEEYTRKKKFYDMEQETLDKGIDIGMHSQLRRIYGIDFTSRLDWPEHSLDATPQVISSNSKLRRVFSSSGRIGYNLTENSLLGSPQTLALDGSRLKRMHNSSGDLGLMWMEQQEKPEVLDSLSDISNTFSDEEDGFFELPEEQHNFEVTENGVKSCPRYVRVVSKQMVGIYVSVWVRKRLRRHINNLEVSLVGVGLMGYMGNKGSVSVSMSLFQSRMCFVCSHLTSGQKDGAEQRRNSDVYEIIRRTRFSSFFETNQPQTIPSHDQIFWFGDLNYRINMLDTEVRKLVALRRWDELLKNDQLSKELRSGHVFDGWNEGVIDFPPTYKYETNSDRYVGENPKEGEKRSPAWCDRVLWLGKGIKQLSYKRAEIRLSDHRPVRSNFLVEVEVLDHRKLQRAINYNSAAVHPEIFPDEES
- the LOC121234151 gene encoding type I inositol polyphosphate 5-phosphatase 2-like isoform X3 — encoded protein: MRTNRGKRSEAFWPSIVMKKWLNIKPKVYEFSEDEVDTETESEDDACSLKDERMHVPEDHAQRTQGNLFTRPSQTSGTSSTDYLLRHRRGKSETLRAQYINTKDVRVTIGTWNVAGKLPNEDLEIDDWLCTEEPADIYIIGAKINLSLFQEVVPLNAGNVLGAEDSRPIQKWEAIIRKTLNKSLDPKSKHKSYSAPPSPMLRTSSVADVLASEIDVHPLEMMCEEYTRKKKFYDMEQETLDKGIDIGMHSQLRRIYGIDFTSRLDWPEHSLDATPQVISSNSKLRRVFSSSGRIGYNLTENSLLGSPQTLALDGSRLKRMHNSSGDLGLMWMEQQEKPEVLDSLSDISNTFSDEEDGFFELPEEQHNFEVTENGVKSCPRYVRVVSKQMVGIYVSVWVRKRLRRHINNLEVSLVGVGLMGYMGNKGSVSVSMSLFQSRMCFVCSHLTSGQKDGAEQRRNSDVYEIIRRTRFSSFFETNQPQTIPSHDQIFWFGDLNYRINMLDTEVRKLVALRRWDELLKNDQLSKELRSGHVFDGWNEGVIDFPPTYKYETNSDRYVGENPKEGEKRSPAWCDRVLWLGKGIKQLSYKRAEIRLSDHRPVRSNFLVEVEVLDHRKLQRAINYNSAAVHPEIFPDEES